From a single Okeanomitos corallinicola TIOX110 genomic region:
- a CDS encoding anhydro-N-acetylmuramic acid kinase yields the protein MHPTRVIGLMSGTSVDGIDAALVEIVGTDLDLKVELLAGETYPYPPELQERILAVCAGEAISMAELAELDDAIALVFAQAAQNIQTGYPPATLIGSHGQTVYHLPPHKHGENHQSLGYSLQLGRGAVIANYTNITTISNFRVADIAAGGHGAPLVPRVDAYLLSHPQEYSCIQNIGGIGNVTYMPPRCDDWLTQIRAWDTGPGNSLLDLAVQNFSNGTKSYDENGDWAASGNPCFALVEQWLSQDYFHLPPPKSTGRELFGVNYLHQCLQDCQAYQLSPADVLATITELTASSIVNSYRNFLQRMPDRVLLCGGGSRNLYLRNRLQLLLGSVTVLTTDDIGLNAAFKEAIAFAVLAYWRQLGIPGNLPTATGAIQEVLLGEVNLVKT from the coding sequence ATGCACCCGACTCGTGTGATTGGTTTAATGAGTGGCACTTCTGTTGATGGCATAGATGCTGCTTTGGTGGAAATTGTTGGTACAGATTTAGATTTAAAAGTTGAGTTATTGGCTGGGGAAACCTATCCTTATCCTCCTGAACTACAAGAAAGAATTTTGGCTGTCTGTGCTGGTGAGGCTATCTCAATGGCTGAATTAGCTGAATTAGATGATGCGATCGCTCTGGTTTTTGCCCAAGCTGCCCAAAATATTCAAACTGGTTATCCCCCTGCTACTTTAATTGGTTCTCATGGTCAAACTGTTTACCATTTACCTCCCCATAAACATGGAGAAAATCATCAATCTCTCGGCTATAGTTTACAACTAGGTCGAGGCGCTGTAATTGCCAATTATACAAATATTACTACTATCAGTAATTTCCGTGTGGCTGATATTGCTGCTGGTGGTCACGGTGCGCCTTTAGTTCCCAGGGTTGATGCCTATTTACTGAGTCACCCCCAGGAATACAGTTGTATTCAAAATATTGGTGGTATTGGCAATGTTACTTATATGCCTCCTCGGTGTGATGATTGGCTAACCCAAATTCGTGCTTGGGATACTGGCCCTGGAAATAGTCTCCTCGATTTGGCAGTACAGAATTTTAGTAATGGTACTAAAAGTTACGATGAAAATGGTGACTGGGCTGCTAGTGGTAATCCCTGTTTTGCTTTGGTAGAACAATGGTTAAGTCAAGATTATTTTCATTTGCCACCACCTAAATCTACTGGGCGTGAATTATTTGGTGTAAATTATTTACATCAGTGTTTACAAGACTGTCAAGCCTATCAACTCAGTCCAGCCGATGTACTAGCAACTATTACGGAGTTAACAGCCTCTTCAATTGTTAATAGTTATCGCAATTTTTTACAAAGGATGCCAGACCGGGTATTATTATGTGGGGGCGGTAGTCGAAATCTTTACTTAAGAAATAGGTTACAGTTACTGTTGGGGTCTGTAACAGTTTTAACTACAGATGATATCGGCTTAAATGCAGCTTTTAAAGAAGCGATCGCTTTTGCTGTTTTAGCCTATTGGAGACAGTTAGGTATTCCTGGCAACTTACCAACTGCCACAGGAGCAATTCAAGAAGTGCTTCTAGGAGAGGTAAACCTGGTGAAAACTTGA